From a region of the Primulina eburnea isolate SZY01 chromosome 7, ASM2296580v1, whole genome shotgun sequence genome:
- the LOC140836407 gene encoding uncharacterized protein translates to MDEIWERAVEAALDGQTDVASVRSLNLDGAVKCLHGRLPQPSLFEKFHSLQHFSIANIGVSSLEQFPGLRNLQRLILSDNRIAGGLEFLVEAGLESLRDLDLSNNRISDINDLRPLAELRLVSLDLYECPVTRIKDYRAQVFGLIRSLKYLDKMDVDENERPESEDEEEDEEEEEDDPGSGEVDGEDRPCRMNNSDQAGIEGVVDVDEDEESDADEEETETPRVVDRLSRGSSDSHAHSNGFGVVAVDVEDDDDEGEEDDDLEVYEDDDGEDEDVVEVHEIDDSEDEDGVEYDEEEEDDAYDVEEEVNNEERDFGEAGGTGRLTSVEGEIDGHEQGEDEVDEDDNGETGEEVQAVEEDVDFDDEDEEEDFDNGYLVQPVGRTEPRTGGSDMDPGDEDEDPEVEEDLEEEEEDLDEEIQELPPSSSQKRKRTDDDDDDDDDDGDDDCEDEDEDDDDDDVLPCSKSSKHH, encoded by the exons ATGGATGAGATCTGGGAGAGGGCGGTGGAGGCGGCATTAGACGGTCAAACGGATGTCGCTTCCGTCCGATCGTTAAACCTCGACGGCGCCGTCAAGTGCCTGCATGGTCGTTTACCTCAGCCGTCACTTTTCGAGAAGTTTCACAGTCTGCAGCACTTCTCCATAGCCAATATAGGGGTCTCGTCGTTAGAGCAGTTCCCTGGCCTCCGAAATTTACAAAGGCTAATTCTGTCAGACAACAGGATTGCCGGAGGCTTAGAGTTCCTTGTTGAAGCGGGCCTGGAATCGCTCCGGGACCTTGACTTGTCCAACAATAGAATTTCCGATATTAACGACTTGAGGCCGTTGGCGGAGCTGAGATTGGTTTCTTTGGATCTCTATGAGTGCCCCGTGACACGGATTAAGGACTACCGGGCCCAGGTTTTTGGTTTAATTAGGTCCTTGAAGTATTTGGATAAGATGgatgtagatgagaatgagaggCCAGAATCGGAGGACGAAGAGGAGGATGAAGAAGAAGAGGAGGATGACCCTGGGAGCGGAGAGGTTGATGGAGAGGATCGTCCGTGCAGGATGAACAACAGCGATCAAGCTGGGATTGAGGGAGTTGTGGATGTAGACGAGGATGAGGAGAGTGATGCTGACGAGGAGGAAACAGAAACTCCTAGAGTGGTTGACAGGTTGAGCAGAGGTAGCAGTGATTCTCATGCCCATTCGAATGGTTTTGGGGTGGTTGCTGTGGATGTAGAGGATGACGACGATGAAGGAGAAGAGGATGATGATCTGGAGGTGTATGAAGATGATGACGGAGAGGATGAGGATGTGGTGGAAGTACATGAGATTGATGACAGTGAGGATGAAGATGGTGTGGAGTATGATGAGGAGGAGGAAGACGATGCTTATGATGTGGAAGAAGAGGTGAATAACGAGGAGAGGGATTTTGGGGAGGCGGGTGGCACTGGGAGGTTAACGAGTGTGGAGGGTGAGATTGATGGGCATGAGCAAGGTGAGGATGAGGTAGATGAGGATGATAATGGGGAGACTGGCGAGGAAGTGCAGGCTGTTGAGGAGGATGTAGACTTTGACGATGAGGATGAG GAGGAAGATTTTGACAATGGTTACCTGGTTCAACCTGTTGGGCGTACTGAACCACGAACAGGAGGTAGTGACATGGATCCTGGAGATGAGGATGAGGATCCTGAAGTCGAGGAAGATCttgaggaagaagaagaagacctAGATGAGGAAATCCAAGAATTGCCGCCATCTTCATCCCAGAAAAGGAAACGAACTGATGACGATGATgacgacgacgacgacgacGGCGATGATGATTGTGAAgatgaagatgaagatgatgatgatgatgatgtgcTGCCGTGCAGCAAATCGTCGAAGCACCATTAG
- the LOC140836408 gene encoding uncharacterized protein, producing MLLLRLSPAVPPPINHRPNATRTKPQAMAKQSSEGSGSSPLEAAAIGGGLIATPLIGWSLYTLKTTGCGLPPGPAGSLGALEGVSYLVVVGIAAWSLYTKSKTGSGLPNGPFGLLGAVEGLSYLSLLGIVVVFGLQFLQQGSIPGPLPSDQCFG from the coding sequence ATGTTGCTCCTCCGCTTGTCTCCTGCAGTACCACCGCCTATAAACCACCGCCCCAATGCCACCAGAACCAAACCTCAAGCCATGGCCAAGCAAAGCAGCGAAGGAAGCGGCTCATCCCCTTTAGAAGCAGCGGCCATCGGCGGGGGATTAATCGCCACGCCTCTAATCGGTTGGTCTCTCTACACGCTGAAAACAACCGGCTGCGGACTTCCCCCAGGCCCGGCGGGATCATTAGGTGCTCTAGAGGGAGTGAGCTACCTCGTGGTGGTGGGGATTGCGGCCTGGTCTTTGTACACCAAGTCGAAAACGGGTTCGGGACTGCCAAACGGGCCATTCGGGTTGCTTGGAGCTGTGGAGGGCTTGTCTTACTTGTCGTTATTGGGCATTGTCGTCGTGTTTGGGTTGCAATTTCTTCAACAGGGATCCATACCCGGCCCGCTGCCTAGCGATCAATGCTTCGGTTGA